ACCGCCAGCGTGTCTTGTTGATCTCGTCAGCAACATTGCGTGACGGAACTTGGGAGAGATTCCAGAAACGGACTCAATTGCGATTTGAGAATTTGTCTTATGAGCAGCTTGTGCAGGCGGGACCACAGGAAGGAAAGCCGGAAGAATATGAGCTTGTTGTTGTCGATGAGGCTCAAGCATTCCGCAATCCGGACACTCATCGTGCCAGAGCATTACGATTGCTTCTTCGCGGCAAGCCTCCCAAGAAGCTGGTTTTGATGACCGCTACACCGGTCAACAACTCGCTGTGGGACCTCTACTATCTGATGACATATTTCCTCAAGCATGACGCGGTCTTTGCTGACAAGGGCATTCGATCTCTTAAAGAACGATTCGGCGAGGCGCAGAAAATGGATCCGTTCGACTTGCGGCCGGATGTCTTGTTCGACGTGCTTGATCCCGTGACTGTGCGCCGCACGAGACGCTTTGTGCAACGATGGTATCCGCATGAGCGGATTCCGGGTCCTGAAGGCACGATGATACCTGTTCGCTTTCCTACTCCACATGTTGACAAGATAGAATACAATCTTGAGGAGGTTCTGCCGGAGGGATTCTTCGATGAATTCCAGCAGGCGTTGGCTCCCGAAGAGGGCGATCCGAAACTGACCATGGCGCGCTATAAACCGTCGGCATTCCTCAAGGAAGATGGGGTTCAAGAGAATGAGATGACGCTCGTTGGACTTCTGCGTTCTGCGCTTCTGAAGCGATTCGAGTCATCGATATATGCTTTCAAACGGACGACAGAGAGGATGACGCAAGCGCACAGCAGATTCCTGCAGGCAATCGATGCTGGATATGTTCCCTCACCACTGGCTATGGAAGAGCTTACAGAGACCGATTCAGATGATGCAATCGAAGAGCTTCTTGAAGAGGCCGGCTCGAATCCGGTTTCTATGTATCGCATCGAGCAATTGAGAGCTGATGTCCAGAGCGATTATGAGTTGTTGAAATCATACGCGGATGTGGCAGCAAGCATAGATCGCGATATGTCGCCTAAGCTGAAGCGACTGAGAGAAGCACTGTTAGACATCTTGGGACAGGCTGAGAAGGAAGCGGGCGGGGATGAGTATCCACGTGATAACATCAAAGTGCTGATATTCTCTTACTACGGTGACACCGTGCAGTGGATTTTCGACTATCTTACCGAGAAAATCGATACGGATAGAAGGCTCGCTCCATATCGTGGAAGACTTGCGGCACTTGTTGGCGACAGATCATTACAGGGAGATTCTCGTGAGGCAACGATCTTTGGGTTCGCACCAATTTCGACGGAAGCTCCCGAGCGATTCGCGAAGAATCGGTTCGACGTTCTGGTCACAACCGACGTGCTGGCCGAAGGGATGAACCTTCAGCAAAGCCGGCACATAATCAATTTTGACCTGCCATGGAACCCGATGCGGCTTGTACAGCGCCATGGACGTATCGACCGTATTGCCAGTCCG
This is a stretch of genomic DNA from Candidatus Zixiibacteriota bacterium. It encodes these proteins:
- a CDS encoding helicase, whose amino-acid sequence is GFLHGKAYIFSTDEGVLAGSSNFTAAGLSSNLELNLGHYQPGLVTRVEDWFDSLWNEAVPYDLASIYQERYEEYDPYLIYLRVLWELYKDDMNAERQPSGRIPLTTFQNDGLLRALRILDQHNGVIVADGVGLGKTFIAGEMMRLVQENRQRVLLISSATLRDGTWERFQKRTQLRFENLSYEQLVQAGPQEGKPEEYELVVVDEAQAFRNPDTHRARALRLLLRGKPPKKLVLMTATPVNNSLWDLYYLMTYFLKHDAVFADKGIRSLKERFGEAQKMDPFDLRPDVLFDVLDPVTVRRTRRFVQRWYPHERIPGPEGTMIPVRFPTPHVDKIEYNLEEVLPEGFFDEFQQALAPEEGDPKLTMARYKPSAFLKEDGVQENEMTLVGLLRSALLKRFESSIYAFKRTTERMTQAHSRFLQAIDAGYVPSPLAMEELTETDSDDAIEELLEEAGSNPVSMYRIEQLRADVQSDYELLKSYADVAASIDRDMSPKLKRLREALLDILGQAEKEAGGDEYPRDNIKVLIFSYYGDTVQWIFDYLTEKIDTDRRLAPYRGRLAALVGDRSLQGDSREATIFGFAPISTEAPERFAKNRFDVLVTTDVLAEGMNLQQSRHIINFDLPWNPMRLVQRHGRIDRIASPHTDVFIKCFLPDVHLDDLLRLERRVRSKLAQAAASIGVESEVIPHGSTGEVTFAETKEQIEALRRGETELFERGDEIEGAHSGEEYRQELRKGLEEMEREIIGLPWGAGSGLANGKQKGWFFCARVGEKVFLRFVPADKELILSDTLGCLRQIACDKSTQRSLTDDMFSGAYDAWCRARKDIFDEWMRATDPKNLMPKIRPLFREIAEHLRNNPAPNVPQQSLEEAVDAVMAPWGVRYERELRPIMHDEATTDEQKSTAFLDKIQELGMSPYSTPEPLPLIDEGEVTLVCWMGVGNR